In Labrus mixtus chromosome 11, fLabMix1.1, whole genome shotgun sequence, a single window of DNA contains:
- the LOC132983287 gene encoding aldehyde dehydrogenase, mitochondrial-like, with amino-acid sequence MLRAVITRTLPGLSSRLSACHFSAAAIPTPSSEPEVQFNKLFINNEWQNAVSGKTFHTINPATGEVICEVAEADEADVNKAVKAARDAFKLGSPWRRMDASHRGLLLSRLADAIERDSAYLAELETLDNGKPYAVSYCVDLPNVVKCLRYYAGWADKWEGKTIPIDGDFFCYTRHEPIGVCGQIIPWNFPLLMQAWKLGPALATGNTVVMKVAEQTPLTALYVANLIKEVGFPEGVVNILAGLGPSAGAAIARHMDVDKVAFTGSTEVGHLIQQASGTSNLKKVTLELGGKSPNIILSDANMADAVEQSHFALFFNQGQCCCAGSRTFVQADIYDEFVERSVERAKNRVVGNPFDLKTEQGPQVDQEQFNKILGYISSGKREGAKLMCGGGVAADRGYFIQPTVFGDVQDNMTIAREEIFGPVMQILKFKDLEEVVTRANDSKYGLAAGVFTKDIDKANYVSNGLRAGTVWINCYDVFGAQAPFGGYKASGNGRELGEYGLDNYTEVKTVTIKVPQKNS; translated from the exons ATGCTGCGCGCCGTGATCACCAGGACTCTGCCCGGACTGAGCAGCCGCCTCTCGGCTTGTCACTTCTCTGCGGCCGCTATCCCAACTCCGAGCTCCGAGCCCGAGGTCCAATTCAACAAG cTGTTCATCAACAACGAGTGGCAGAATGCAGTGAGCGGGAAAACTTTCCACACCATCAACCCAGCGACCGGAGAGGTGATCTGTGAGGTGGCAGAGGCTGAcgag GCTGATGTCAACAAGGCGGTGAAAGCAGCACGTGATGCCTTCAAGCTGGGGTCACCATGGCGGCGGATGGACGCCTCACACCGCGGCCTGCTCCTCAGCCGACTCGCCGACGCCATCGAGAGAGACTCGGCTTACCTCGCC GAGCTGGAGACGCTTGACAACGGGAAGCCGTACGCTGTGTCTTACTGCGTGGATCTGCCCAATGTGGTTAAATGTctcag gtacTACGCAGGCTGGGCCGACAAATGGGAGGGAAAGACCATCCCCATCGATGGAGACTTTTTCTGCTACACGAGACACGAACCCATCGGAGTCTGCGGACAGATCATACCG tGGAACTTCCCTCTGCTGATGCAGGCGTGGAAGCTCGGCCCGGCCCTCGCCACAGGAAACACGGTGGTGATGAAAGTGGCAGAGCAGACGCCACTCACAGCGCTCTACGTAGCCAACCTCATCAAAGAG gtggGTTTTCCTGAAGGAGTTGTAAACATCCTTGCGGGCTTGGGACCATCAGCCGGAGCTGCCATCGCTCGCCACATGGACGTCGACAAGGTGGCGTTCACTGGCTCCACAGAG GTGGGTCATCTGATCCAGCAGGCCTCGGGAACTAGCAACCTGAAGAAAGTCACGCTGGAGCTCGGAGGGAAGAGTCcgaacatcatcctgtctgacGCCAACA TGGCGGACGCCGTCGAGCAGTCGCACTTCGCCCTCTTCTTCAATCAGGGTCAGTGCTGCTGCGCCGGCTCGCGCACCTTCGTCCAGGCCGACATCTACGACGAGTTTGTGGAGCGGAGCGTCGAGAGAGCGAAGAACAGAGTGGTGGGAAACCCGTTTGACTTAAAGACGGAGCAGGGGcctcag GTGGACCAGGAGCAGTTCAACAAGATCCTGGGTTACATCAGCAgtgggaagagagagggagcgaagCTGATGTGTGGAGGAGGCGTGGCTGCAGACAGAGGGTACTTCATCCAGCCCACCGTGTTCGGAGACGTGCAGGACAACATGACCATCGCCAGGGAGGAG ATCTTTGGCCCCGTGATGCAGATCCTGAAGTTTAAAGATCTGGAGGAGGTGGTGACGAGAGCCAACGATTCTAAATACGGCCTGGCAGCCGGCGTGTTCACTAAAGACATCGATAAGGCCAACTACGTGTCCAACGGGCTGCGGGCCGGGACCGTCTG GATCAACTGTTATGACGTGTTCGGGGCTCAGGCGCCGTTCGGAGGATACAAAGCTTCAGGAAACGGCAGAGAGCTCGGAGAGTACGGCCTGGACAACTACACAGAAGTGAAAACG
- the rbm42 gene encoding RNA-binding protein 42, whose protein sequence is MALKSGEERLKEMEAEMALFEQEVLGGPVPVAGGPSVMEGLPVAISVTAVPMIRPIIGTNTYRQVQQTLEARAATFVGPPPTFVGPVPPVRPPMLRPAFVPHILQRPGGPRMPMMRPTMAPPLPRPPPPPPMMLPPNLQLQTPPGAPQPIQHMAPPAPAPQVREMVPMVSAPPMRQGPPPPIKPTPSIIQAAPTVYSAPPTPAGHKRIDVRAQRQARMEELAARVAEQQAAVIAAGLLDKKESEDSGNVIGPSMPEPEPPQPEPVESATEDKKKGKGEKVKKCIRTAAGTSWEDASLLEWETDDFRIFCGDLGNEVNDDILARAFSRYPSFLKAKVVRDKRTGKTKGYGFVSFKDPNDYVRAMREMNGKYVGSRPIKLRKSMWKDRNMEVVRKKQKEKKKLGLR, encoded by the exons ATGGCGCTGAAGTCAGGAGAGGAGCGTCTGAAGGAGATGGAGGCTGAGATGGCTCT TTTCGAGCAGGAGGTCCTCGGTGGTCCAGTACCAGTAGCAGGAGGCCCATCTGTCATGGAGGGTCTACCTGTTGCTATTTCTGTTACTGCGGTTCCTATGATTCGACCCATCATAGGCACGAACACCTACAGACAG gttCAGCAGACGCTAGAAGCTCGAGCTGCTACTTTTGTCGGTCCACCGCCGACTTTTGTGGgaccag tCCCTCCAGTTCGTCCTCCCATGCTGAGACCGGCCTTTGTGCCCCACATCCTGCAGAGACCTG GCGGTCCGAGGATGCCCATGATGCGTCCCACCAtggcccctcccctcccccggCCCCCTCCGCCTCCACCCATGATGCTCCCTCCCAACCTGCAGCTTCAGACACCTCCAGGAGCTCCTCAGCCCATCCAGCACATGGCCCCTCCTGCACCTGCCCCTCAG GTCAGGGAAATGGTCCCGATGGTGTCGGCCCCTCCCATGAGGCAGGGACCCCCGCCTCCCATCAAACCCACGCCGTCGATCATCCAGGCTGCTCCGACCGTCTACTCTGCCCCTCCGACTCCTGCAGGACACAAACGGATCGACGTCCGAGCTCAGAGACAGGCCAGAATG GAGGAGCTGGCGGCGCGCGTCGCAGAGCAGCAGGCTGCAGTGATCGCTGCAGGTCTGCTGGACAAGAAGGAGAGCGAGGACAGCGGCAACGTCATCGGACCCAGCATGCCCGAGCCTGAACCCCCCCAGCCTGAG CCTGTAGAGAGCGCCACAGAGGACAAGAAGAAAGGAAAGGGGGAGAAGGTGAAGAAGTGCATCCGGACCGCAGCAGGAACGAGCTGGGAGGACGCCAGTCTGCTGGAGTGGgaaacag ATGATTTCCGTATTTTCTGCGGCGATCTCGGTAACGAGGTGAACGACGACATTCTGGCTCGAGCCTTCAGCAGATACCCGTCTTTCCTCAAAGCGAAG gtGGTGAGAGACAAACGAACAGGAAAGACAAAAGGTTACGGCTTCGTCAGCTTCAAGGATCCAAACGATTACGTCCGAGCCATGAGGGAGATGAACG GGAAATACGTCGGCAGTCGACCCATCAAgctgaggaagagcatgtgGAAGGACCGAAACATGGAGGTGGTCCgcaagaaacagaaagagaagaagaagctgggcctcagatag
- the ppox gene encoding protoporphyrinogen oxidase, producing the protein MRTVAVLGGGIGGLAASYYLSKSPQVTKVILLESSGRFGGWLWSTRRSDGAVFEHGPRGIRPAGAVGKNTLNMVEELGLSGEILPVTYSHVASKNRFLYVNDQLHRMPSGPSGLLRTAPPFSRPLVLSGMRDILSRRGKQEDETIHSFVSRRLGGELADIAIDSLCRGVFAGDCRKLSVRSCFPVLYNAEQRRGSIILGMLLGSGPGPVVPPGPLAQRSVTESWAQWSLIRGLQSLPESLTESLQRSGRVQLHSEAAVTKISPSETGWKIDLEDGVISADHIISALPAKALSSALPPSCQPIIKQLQDISTVTVAVVNLEYEGSILPVTGFGHLVPSSEDRGLLGVVYDSVPFPEHNRPEGHTTRLTVMMGGAWFQEVFGDPESVTEDDLLARATEGVQKHLGVTSAPSWSRVVLQRDCIPQYHLGHFQRVESIRSFIKKNNLSLSLIGSSYDGVSVNDVIFGGRSAAEELLGSAL; encoded by the exons ATGAGAACGGTTGCAGTCCTCGGTGGGGGGATCGGGGGTCTGGCAGCGTCGTACTACCTCAGCAAGAGCCCCCAGGTTaccaag GTCATTCTTTTGGAGTCCAGCGGTCGGTTCGGGGGTTGGCTGTGGTCCACCAGGAGGTCTGACGGAGCCGTGTTTGAACATGGACCCAGAGGGATCAGACCTGCGGGGGCGGtgggaaaaaacacactcaacatG gtggaggAGCTGGGTCTCTCAGGTGAGATTCTACCTGTCACCTACAGTCACGTCGCCTCAAAGAACAGATTTCTGTACGTCAACGACCAGCTGCACAGGATGCCTTCAGGGCCCAG cGGCCTCCTGCGGACCGCGCCCCCCTTCTCTCGCCCCCTCGTCCTGAGCGGGATGCGGGACATCCTGTCGAGGAGAGGGAAGCAGGAGGACGAGACGATCCATTCGTTTGTTTCCAGGAGGctgggaggagag ctggcAGACATAGCTATAGACAGTTTGTGTCGTGGTGTGTTTGCGGGCGACTGCAGGAAGTTGAGCGTGCGCTCCTGTTTTCCGGTCCTCTACAACGCAGAGCAGAGACGAGGTTCCATCATACTCGGGATGCTGCTGGGTTCAG GTCCAGGTCCGGTGGTCCCTCCTGGTCCTCTGGCTCAGAGGTCGGTCACAGAGTCCTGGGCTCAGTGGTCCCTGATCAGAGGACTTCAGTCTCTCCCAGAGTCCCTCACAGAGTCCCTGCAGCGGAGCGGGAGAGTCCAGCTCCACAGCGAGGCCGCCGTGACGAAGATCAGCCCGTCAGAGACCGGCTGGAAG atcgATTTGGAGGATGGAGTCATATCAGCTGATCACATTATCTCTGCACTACCTGCTAAAG CTCTGTCCTCAgccctccccccctcctgtcaGCCAATCATCAAGCAGCTGCAGGACATCTCCACGGTAACCGTCGCCGTGGTAAACCTGGAGTATGAGGGCTCCATCCTGCCTGTGACG ggcttTGGTCACCTGGTTCCTTCCTCCGAGGATCGAGGTCTGCTCGGGGTCGTTTACGACTCTGTCCCCTTCCCCGAACACAACAGACCTGAAGGACACACAACCAGACTcacg GTGATGATGGGCGGAGCCTGGTTCCAGGAAGTGTTTGGTGACCCTGAGTCAGTAACCGAGGACGATCTTTTGGCGAGGGCGACTGAGGGCGTACAGAAACACCTGGGAGTGACCTCGGCGCCGAGCTGGAGCCGAGTGGTCTTACAGAGG GACTGTATCCCTCAGTACCACCTGGGACACTTTCAGAGAGTGG AGTCCATACGCAGCTTCATAAAGAAGAACAACCTGTcgctgtctctgattggctcctcCTACGACGGCGTGTCAGTGAATGACGTCATCTTTGGTGGACGGAGCGCCGCCGAGGAGCTGCTGGGAAGTGCGCTTTGA